A part of Mesoplodon densirostris isolate mMesDen1 chromosome 10, mMesDen1 primary haplotype, whole genome shotgun sequence genomic DNA contains:
- the NEK4 gene encoding serine/threonine-protein kinase Nek4 isoform X3 — translation MPLTAYCYLRVVGRGSYGEVTLVRHRRDGRQYVIKKLNLQNASSRERRAAEQEAQLLSQLKHPNIVTYKESWEGGDGLLYIVMGFCEGGDLYRKLKEQKGRLLSESQLVEWFVQIAMALQYLHEKHILHRDLKTQNVFLTRANIIKVGDLGIARVLENHCDMASTLIGTPYYMSPELFSNKPYNYKSDVWALGCCVYEMATLKHAFNAKDMNSLVYRIIEGKLPPMPKDYSPELAEIIRTMLSKRPEERPSVRSILRQPYVKRQISLFLEATKAKTSKNNIKNGDSKSKTVATVVSGKAELSHEAIPPQPHSSEGSKTYVMDQVAGECVIEKQDRIHPALQPHSSGSEPFLSQQRRQKKREHTEHSGEKRQFQETPPRLLPSLSTVGKVDVTSTQKVAENQSRVVTGSVSSSRNSEISSSKDRPLSARERRRLKQSQEEIFPSGPSVRRVSLSPAGPGKPQEEGHPTPAQWLSSDYSVAQERKLTHCLSEVELSSSTSSTDKSNGDSKGGKGHTNEMSDLVQLMTQTLKLDSKESYEDLPVPEPVSEFKLHRKYRDTLILHGRVAEGAEELHFKELPSGAIVPGSEKIRRIVEVLRADVIRGLGIQLLEHVYDILEDEDELAREVRLREHMGEKYVTYNVKARQLKFFEDNVKF, via the exons ATGCCCCTGACCGCCTACTGCTACCTGCGTGTCGTGGGCAGAGGCAGCTACGGGGAGGTGACGCTCGTGAGGCACCGACGGGACGGCAGGCAG TATGTCATCAAAAAGCTGAACCTCCAAAATGCCTCCAGCCGAGAGCGGCGAGCTGCTgaacaggaagctcagctctTGTCTCAGTTGAAGCATCCCAATATTGTCACCTACAAGGAGtcgtgggagggaggggatggtcTGCTGTACATCGTCATGGGCTTCTGTGAAGGAGGTGATCTGTACCGAAAGCTCAAAGAGCAGAAGGGGAGGCTTCTGTCCGAAAGTCAGCTGGTGGAGTGGTTTGTTCAGATCGCTATGGCTCTGCAG tatttaCATGAAAAACACATCCTTCACCGAGATCTAAAAACTCAAAATGTCTTCCTAACAAGAGCAAACATCATCAAAGTGGGTGACCTAGGAATTGCCCGAGTGCTTGAGAACCACTGCGACATGGCTAGCACCCTCATTGGCACACCCTACTACATGAGCCCTGAATTGTTCTCAAACAAACCCTACAACTATAAG tctgATGTTTGGGCTCTGGGATGCTGTGTTTATGAAATGGCCACCCTGAAGCATGCTTTCAATGCAAAAGACATGAATTCTTTAGTTTATCGGATTATTGAAGGAAAG CTGCCACCAATGCCGAAAGATTACAGCCCAGAGCTGGCAGAAATAATAAGAACCATGCTGAGCAAAAGGCCTGAAGAAAGACCTTCTGTGAGGAGCATCCTAAGGCAGCCTTACGTAAAGCGCCAAATATCCTTGTTTTTGGAGGCCACGAAGGC AAAAACCtccaaaaataatattaaaaatggtgACTCTAAATCCAAGACTGTTGCTACAGTGGTTTCTGGAAAGGCTGAATTAAGTCATGAAGCCATTCCCCCTCAACCACACTCTTCAGAGGGCTCCAAGACATATGTAATG gatCAAGTTGCTGGTGAATGTGTTATAGAAAAACAGGACAGAATCCACCCAGCTTTACAGCCACACAGCTCTGGGTCTGAACCTTTCCTGTCTCAACAGCGGCggcagaagaaaagagaacataCTGAGCATAGTGGGGAAAAGAGACAG TTCCAAGAGACTCCTCCTCGTCTTTTGCCTTCTCTTTCTACTGTTGGAAAAGTGGATGTCACATCAACACAAAAAGTTGCTGAAAACCAAAGTAGAGTGGTCACTGGGTCTGTGAGCAGTTCGAGGAACAGTGAGATATCATCATCAAAG GACCGACCATTATCAGCAAGAGAGAGGAGGCGACTAAAGCAGTCACAGGAAGAGATCTTCCCCTCAG GCCCTTCAGTGAGGAGAGTTTCTCTGAGTCCAGCGGGGCCAGGGAAACCACAAGAGGAAGGCCACCCTACCCCTGCTCAATGGTTGTCTTCTGACTACAGCGTTGCTCAG GAAAGGAAACTCACCCATTGTCTCTCTGAGGTTGAGTTAAGTTCTTCTACAAGTTCAACTGATAAATCAAATGGGGATTCCAAGGGAGG gaaaGGTCATACAAATGAAATGAGTGACTTGGTACAATTGATGACACAGACCCTGAAGTTGGACTCTAAAGAGAGCTATGAAGATCTCCCGGTACCAGAGCCAGTGTCAGAATTTAAACTTCATCGGAAGTATCGGGACACGCTGATACTTCATGGGAGAGTTGCAGAGGGGGCAGAGGAACTCCATTTTAAAGAGCTACCTTCAGGTG CTATCGTGCCAGGTTCTGAAAAAATCAGAAGAATAGTTGAAGTCTTGAGAGCTGATGTAATTCGGGGCCTGGGGATTCAGCTTTTAGAGCACGTGTATGATATTTTGGAAGACGAGGATGAATTGGCAAGAGAG
- the NEK4 gene encoding serine/threonine-protein kinase Nek4 isoform X2 produces the protein MPLTAYCYLRVVGRGSYGEVTLVRHRRDGRQYVIKKLNLQNASSRERRAAEQEAQLLSQLKHPNIVTYKESWEGGDGLLYIVMGFCEGGDLYRKLKEQKGRLLSESQLVEWFVQIAMALQYLHEKHILHRDLKTQNVFLTRANIIKVGDLGIARVLENHCDMASTLIGTPYYMSPELFSNKPYNYKSDVWALGCCVYEMATLKHAFNAKDMNSLVYRIIEGKLPPMPKDYSPELAEIIRTMLSKRPEERPSVRSILRQPYVKRQISLFLEATKAKTSKNNIKNGDSKSKTVATVVSGKAELSHEAIPPQPHSSEGSKTYVMGEDKYLSQEKPIVIGPLKTPPRLKGYTYKPDISNTTESLATISRVNIDILPAERRNSVNNSLVQENQQRHLDASNELEGKCIISQVKERLQDNTKSSAQPGYRISTWSIDYVTGERNDPVKPLQPLNKDQYLSKDQDQVAGECVIEKQDRIHPALQPHSSGSEPFLSQQRRQKKREHTEHSGEKRQFQETPPRLLPSLSTVGKVDVTSTQKVAENQSRVVTGSVSSSRNSEISSSKDRPLSARERRRLKQSQEEIFPSGPSVRRVSLSPAGPGKPQEEGHPTPAQWLSSDYSVAQERKLTHCLSEVELSSSTSSTDKSNGDSKGGKGHTNEMSDLVQLMTQTLKLDSKESYEDLPVPEPVSEFKLHRKYRDTLILHGRVAEGAEELHFKELPSAIVPGSEKIRRIVEVLRADVIRGLGIQLLEHVYDILEDEDELAREVRLREHMGEKYVTYNVKARQLKFFEDNVKF, from the exons ATGCCCCTGACCGCCTACTGCTACCTGCGTGTCGTGGGCAGAGGCAGCTACGGGGAGGTGACGCTCGTGAGGCACCGACGGGACGGCAGGCAG TATGTCATCAAAAAGCTGAACCTCCAAAATGCCTCCAGCCGAGAGCGGCGAGCTGCTgaacaggaagctcagctctTGTCTCAGTTGAAGCATCCCAATATTGTCACCTACAAGGAGtcgtgggagggaggggatggtcTGCTGTACATCGTCATGGGCTTCTGTGAAGGAGGTGATCTGTACCGAAAGCTCAAAGAGCAGAAGGGGAGGCTTCTGTCCGAAAGTCAGCTGGTGGAGTGGTTTGTTCAGATCGCTATGGCTCTGCAG tatttaCATGAAAAACACATCCTTCACCGAGATCTAAAAACTCAAAATGTCTTCCTAACAAGAGCAAACATCATCAAAGTGGGTGACCTAGGAATTGCCCGAGTGCTTGAGAACCACTGCGACATGGCTAGCACCCTCATTGGCACACCCTACTACATGAGCCCTGAATTGTTCTCAAACAAACCCTACAACTATAAG tctgATGTTTGGGCTCTGGGATGCTGTGTTTATGAAATGGCCACCCTGAAGCATGCTTTCAATGCAAAAGACATGAATTCTTTAGTTTATCGGATTATTGAAGGAAAG CTGCCACCAATGCCGAAAGATTACAGCCCAGAGCTGGCAGAAATAATAAGAACCATGCTGAGCAAAAGGCCTGAAGAAAGACCTTCTGTGAGGAGCATCCTAAGGCAGCCTTACGTAAAGCGCCAAATATCCTTGTTTTTGGAGGCCACGAAGGC AAAAACCtccaaaaataatattaaaaatggtgACTCTAAATCCAAGACTGTTGCTACAGTGGTTTCTGGAAAGGCTGAATTAAGTCATGAAGCCATTCCCCCTCAACCACACTCTTCAGAGGGCTCCAAGACATATGTAATG GGTGAAGACAAATATTTGTCCCAGGAGAAACCCATAGTCATTGGCCCCTTGAAGACACCCCCACGTCTGAAAGGCTACACCTACAAACCAGACATAAGCAATACCACAGAATCGCTAGCCACGATCAGTAGGGTGAATATTGACATCTTACCTGCAGAAAGGAGGAACTCAGTGAACAACAGCTTAGTTCAAGAGAATCAACAAAGACACTTAGATGCCTCTAATGAGTTAGAAGGTAAATGTATTATTTCTCAAGTGAAAGAGAGGCTGCAGGATAACACTAAATCCAGTGCTCAACCTGGATACCGAATTTCCACATGGTCCATTGACTATGTCACTGGAGAAAGGAATGACCCAGTGAAGCCTCTGCAGCCCCTAAACAAAGACCAATATTTATCAAAGGACCAG gatCAAGTTGCTGGTGAATGTGTTATAGAAAAACAGGACAGAATCCACCCAGCTTTACAGCCACACAGCTCTGGGTCTGAACCTTTCCTGTCTCAACAGCGGCggcagaagaaaagagaacataCTGAGCATAGTGGGGAAAAGAGACAG TTCCAAGAGACTCCTCCTCGTCTTTTGCCTTCTCTTTCTACTGTTGGAAAAGTGGATGTCACATCAACACAAAAAGTTGCTGAAAACCAAAGTAGAGTGGTCACTGGGTCTGTGAGCAGTTCGAGGAACAGTGAGATATCATCATCAAAG GACCGACCATTATCAGCAAGAGAGAGGAGGCGACTAAAGCAGTCACAGGAAGAGATCTTCCCCTCAG GCCCTTCAGTGAGGAGAGTTTCTCTGAGTCCAGCGGGGCCAGGGAAACCACAAGAGGAAGGCCACCCTACCCCTGCTCAATGGTTGTCTTCTGACTACAGCGTTGCTCAG GAAAGGAAACTCACCCATTGTCTCTCTGAGGTTGAGTTAAGTTCTTCTACAAGTTCAACTGATAAATCAAATGGGGATTCCAAGGGAGG gaaaGGTCATACAAATGAAATGAGTGACTTGGTACAATTGATGACACAGACCCTGAAGTTGGACTCTAAAGAGAGCTATGAAGATCTCCCGGTACCAGAGCCAGTGTCAGAATTTAAACTTCATCGGAAGTATCGGGACACGCTGATACTTCATGGGAGAGTTGCAGAGGGGGCAGAGGAACTCCATTTTAAAGAGCTACCTTCAG CTATCGTGCCAGGTTCTGAAAAAATCAGAAGAATAGTTGAAGTCTTGAGAGCTGATGTAATTCGGGGCCTGGGGATTCAGCTTTTAGAGCACGTGTATGATATTTTGGAAGACGAGGATGAATTGGCAAGAGAG
- the NEK4 gene encoding serine/threonine-protein kinase Nek4 isoform X1: MPLTAYCYLRVVGRGSYGEVTLVRHRRDGRQYVIKKLNLQNASSRERRAAEQEAQLLSQLKHPNIVTYKESWEGGDGLLYIVMGFCEGGDLYRKLKEQKGRLLSESQLVEWFVQIAMALQYLHEKHILHRDLKTQNVFLTRANIIKVGDLGIARVLENHCDMASTLIGTPYYMSPELFSNKPYNYKSDVWALGCCVYEMATLKHAFNAKDMNSLVYRIIEGKLPPMPKDYSPELAEIIRTMLSKRPEERPSVRSILRQPYVKRQISLFLEATKAKTSKNNIKNGDSKSKTVATVVSGKAELSHEAIPPQPHSSEGSKTYVMGEDKYLSQEKPIVIGPLKTPPRLKGYTYKPDISNTTESLATISRVNIDILPAERRNSVNNSLVQENQQRHLDASNELEGKCIISQVKERLQDNTKSSAQPGYRISTWSIDYVTGERNDPVKPLQPLNKDQYLSKDQDQVAGECVIEKQDRIHPALQPHSSGSEPFLSQQRRQKKREHTEHSGEKRQFQETPPRLLPSLSTVGKVDVTSTQKVAENQSRVVTGSVSSSRNSEISSSKDRPLSARERRRLKQSQEEIFPSGPSVRRVSLSPAGPGKPQEEGHPTPAQWLSSDYSVAQERKLTHCLSEVELSSSTSSTDKSNGDSKGGKGHTNEMSDLVQLMTQTLKLDSKESYEDLPVPEPVSEFKLHRKYRDTLILHGRVAEGAEELHFKELPSGAIVPGSEKIRRIVEVLRADVIRGLGIQLLEHVYDILEDEDELAREVRLREHMGEKYVTYNVKARQLKFFEDNVKF, encoded by the exons ATGCCCCTGACCGCCTACTGCTACCTGCGTGTCGTGGGCAGAGGCAGCTACGGGGAGGTGACGCTCGTGAGGCACCGACGGGACGGCAGGCAG TATGTCATCAAAAAGCTGAACCTCCAAAATGCCTCCAGCCGAGAGCGGCGAGCTGCTgaacaggaagctcagctctTGTCTCAGTTGAAGCATCCCAATATTGTCACCTACAAGGAGtcgtgggagggaggggatggtcTGCTGTACATCGTCATGGGCTTCTGTGAAGGAGGTGATCTGTACCGAAAGCTCAAAGAGCAGAAGGGGAGGCTTCTGTCCGAAAGTCAGCTGGTGGAGTGGTTTGTTCAGATCGCTATGGCTCTGCAG tatttaCATGAAAAACACATCCTTCACCGAGATCTAAAAACTCAAAATGTCTTCCTAACAAGAGCAAACATCATCAAAGTGGGTGACCTAGGAATTGCCCGAGTGCTTGAGAACCACTGCGACATGGCTAGCACCCTCATTGGCACACCCTACTACATGAGCCCTGAATTGTTCTCAAACAAACCCTACAACTATAAG tctgATGTTTGGGCTCTGGGATGCTGTGTTTATGAAATGGCCACCCTGAAGCATGCTTTCAATGCAAAAGACATGAATTCTTTAGTTTATCGGATTATTGAAGGAAAG CTGCCACCAATGCCGAAAGATTACAGCCCAGAGCTGGCAGAAATAATAAGAACCATGCTGAGCAAAAGGCCTGAAGAAAGACCTTCTGTGAGGAGCATCCTAAGGCAGCCTTACGTAAAGCGCCAAATATCCTTGTTTTTGGAGGCCACGAAGGC AAAAACCtccaaaaataatattaaaaatggtgACTCTAAATCCAAGACTGTTGCTACAGTGGTTTCTGGAAAGGCTGAATTAAGTCATGAAGCCATTCCCCCTCAACCACACTCTTCAGAGGGCTCCAAGACATATGTAATG GGTGAAGACAAATATTTGTCCCAGGAGAAACCCATAGTCATTGGCCCCTTGAAGACACCCCCACGTCTGAAAGGCTACACCTACAAACCAGACATAAGCAATACCACAGAATCGCTAGCCACGATCAGTAGGGTGAATATTGACATCTTACCTGCAGAAAGGAGGAACTCAGTGAACAACAGCTTAGTTCAAGAGAATCAACAAAGACACTTAGATGCCTCTAATGAGTTAGAAGGTAAATGTATTATTTCTCAAGTGAAAGAGAGGCTGCAGGATAACACTAAATCCAGTGCTCAACCTGGATACCGAATTTCCACATGGTCCATTGACTATGTCACTGGAGAAAGGAATGACCCAGTGAAGCCTCTGCAGCCCCTAAACAAAGACCAATATTTATCAAAGGACCAG gatCAAGTTGCTGGTGAATGTGTTATAGAAAAACAGGACAGAATCCACCCAGCTTTACAGCCACACAGCTCTGGGTCTGAACCTTTCCTGTCTCAACAGCGGCggcagaagaaaagagaacataCTGAGCATAGTGGGGAAAAGAGACAG TTCCAAGAGACTCCTCCTCGTCTTTTGCCTTCTCTTTCTACTGTTGGAAAAGTGGATGTCACATCAACACAAAAAGTTGCTGAAAACCAAAGTAGAGTGGTCACTGGGTCTGTGAGCAGTTCGAGGAACAGTGAGATATCATCATCAAAG GACCGACCATTATCAGCAAGAGAGAGGAGGCGACTAAAGCAGTCACAGGAAGAGATCTTCCCCTCAG GCCCTTCAGTGAGGAGAGTTTCTCTGAGTCCAGCGGGGCCAGGGAAACCACAAGAGGAAGGCCACCCTACCCCTGCTCAATGGTTGTCTTCTGACTACAGCGTTGCTCAG GAAAGGAAACTCACCCATTGTCTCTCTGAGGTTGAGTTAAGTTCTTCTACAAGTTCAACTGATAAATCAAATGGGGATTCCAAGGGAGG gaaaGGTCATACAAATGAAATGAGTGACTTGGTACAATTGATGACACAGACCCTGAAGTTGGACTCTAAAGAGAGCTATGAAGATCTCCCGGTACCAGAGCCAGTGTCAGAATTTAAACTTCATCGGAAGTATCGGGACACGCTGATACTTCATGGGAGAGTTGCAGAGGGGGCAGAGGAACTCCATTTTAAAGAGCTACCTTCAGGTG CTATCGTGCCAGGTTCTGAAAAAATCAGAAGAATAGTTGAAGTCTTGAGAGCTGATGTAATTCGGGGCCTGGGGATTCAGCTTTTAGAGCACGTGTATGATATTTTGGAAGACGAGGATGAATTGGCAAGAGAG
- the NEK4 gene encoding serine/threonine-protein kinase Nek4 isoform X4 codes for MGFCEGGDLYRKLKEQKGRLLSESQLVEWFVQIAMALQYLHEKHILHRDLKTQNVFLTRANIIKVGDLGIARVLENHCDMASTLIGTPYYMSPELFSNKPYNYKSDVWALGCCVYEMATLKHAFNAKDMNSLVYRIIEGKLPPMPKDYSPELAEIIRTMLSKRPEERPSVRSILRQPYVKRQISLFLEATKAKTSKNNIKNGDSKSKTVATVVSGKAELSHEAIPPQPHSSEGSKTYVMGEDKYLSQEKPIVIGPLKTPPRLKGYTYKPDISNTTESLATISRVNIDILPAERRNSVNNSLVQENQQRHLDASNELEGKCIISQVKERLQDNTKSSAQPGYRISTWSIDYVTGERNDPVKPLQPLNKDQYLSKDQDQVAGECVIEKQDRIHPALQPHSSGSEPFLSQQRRQKKREHTEHSGEKRQFQETPPRLLPSLSTVGKVDVTSTQKVAENQSRVVTGSVSSSRNSEISSSKDRPLSARERRRLKQSQEEIFPSGPSVRRVSLSPAGPGKPQEEGHPTPAQWLSSDYSVAQERKLTHCLSEVELSSSTSSTDKSNGDSKGGKGHTNEMSDLVQLMTQTLKLDSKESYEDLPVPEPVSEFKLHRKYRDTLILHGRVAEGAEELHFKELPSGAIVPGSEKIRRIVEVLRADVIRGLGIQLLEHVYDILEDEDELAREVRLREHMGEKYVTYNVKARQLKFFEDNVKF; via the exons ATGGGCTTCTGTGAAGGAGGTGATCTGTACCGAAAGCTCAAAGAGCAGAAGGGGAGGCTTCTGTCCGAAAGTCAGCTGGTGGAGTGGTTTGTTCAGATCGCTATGGCTCTGCAG tatttaCATGAAAAACACATCCTTCACCGAGATCTAAAAACTCAAAATGTCTTCCTAACAAGAGCAAACATCATCAAAGTGGGTGACCTAGGAATTGCCCGAGTGCTTGAGAACCACTGCGACATGGCTAGCACCCTCATTGGCACACCCTACTACATGAGCCCTGAATTGTTCTCAAACAAACCCTACAACTATAAG tctgATGTTTGGGCTCTGGGATGCTGTGTTTATGAAATGGCCACCCTGAAGCATGCTTTCAATGCAAAAGACATGAATTCTTTAGTTTATCGGATTATTGAAGGAAAG CTGCCACCAATGCCGAAAGATTACAGCCCAGAGCTGGCAGAAATAATAAGAACCATGCTGAGCAAAAGGCCTGAAGAAAGACCTTCTGTGAGGAGCATCCTAAGGCAGCCTTACGTAAAGCGCCAAATATCCTTGTTTTTGGAGGCCACGAAGGC AAAAACCtccaaaaataatattaaaaatggtgACTCTAAATCCAAGACTGTTGCTACAGTGGTTTCTGGAAAGGCTGAATTAAGTCATGAAGCCATTCCCCCTCAACCACACTCTTCAGAGGGCTCCAAGACATATGTAATG GGTGAAGACAAATATTTGTCCCAGGAGAAACCCATAGTCATTGGCCCCTTGAAGACACCCCCACGTCTGAAAGGCTACACCTACAAACCAGACATAAGCAATACCACAGAATCGCTAGCCACGATCAGTAGGGTGAATATTGACATCTTACCTGCAGAAAGGAGGAACTCAGTGAACAACAGCTTAGTTCAAGAGAATCAACAAAGACACTTAGATGCCTCTAATGAGTTAGAAGGTAAATGTATTATTTCTCAAGTGAAAGAGAGGCTGCAGGATAACACTAAATCCAGTGCTCAACCTGGATACCGAATTTCCACATGGTCCATTGACTATGTCACTGGAGAAAGGAATGACCCAGTGAAGCCTCTGCAGCCCCTAAACAAAGACCAATATTTATCAAAGGACCAG gatCAAGTTGCTGGTGAATGTGTTATAGAAAAACAGGACAGAATCCACCCAGCTTTACAGCCACACAGCTCTGGGTCTGAACCTTTCCTGTCTCAACAGCGGCggcagaagaaaagagaacataCTGAGCATAGTGGGGAAAAGAGACAG TTCCAAGAGACTCCTCCTCGTCTTTTGCCTTCTCTTTCTACTGTTGGAAAAGTGGATGTCACATCAACACAAAAAGTTGCTGAAAACCAAAGTAGAGTGGTCACTGGGTCTGTGAGCAGTTCGAGGAACAGTGAGATATCATCATCAAAG GACCGACCATTATCAGCAAGAGAGAGGAGGCGACTAAAGCAGTCACAGGAAGAGATCTTCCCCTCAG GCCCTTCAGTGAGGAGAGTTTCTCTGAGTCCAGCGGGGCCAGGGAAACCACAAGAGGAAGGCCACCCTACCCCTGCTCAATGGTTGTCTTCTGACTACAGCGTTGCTCAG GAAAGGAAACTCACCCATTGTCTCTCTGAGGTTGAGTTAAGTTCTTCTACAAGTTCAACTGATAAATCAAATGGGGATTCCAAGGGAGG gaaaGGTCATACAAATGAAATGAGTGACTTGGTACAATTGATGACACAGACCCTGAAGTTGGACTCTAAAGAGAGCTATGAAGATCTCCCGGTACCAGAGCCAGTGTCAGAATTTAAACTTCATCGGAAGTATCGGGACACGCTGATACTTCATGGGAGAGTTGCAGAGGGGGCAGAGGAACTCCATTTTAAAGAGCTACCTTCAGGTG CTATCGTGCCAGGTTCTGAAAAAATCAGAAGAATAGTTGAAGTCTTGAGAGCTGATGTAATTCGGGGCCTGGGGATTCAGCTTTTAGAGCACGTGTATGATATTTTGGAAGACGAGGATGAATTGGCAAGAGAG